A DNA window from Brassica napus cultivar Da-Ae chromosome C1, Da-Ae, whole genome shotgun sequence contains the following coding sequences:
- the LOC106437610 gene encoding somatic embryogenesis receptor kinase 4, whose translation MDALHATLLVLLSILLSTSPAVQGNAELKALMELKSSLDPENKLLQSWTFNGDPCDGSFEGIACNQHLKVANISLQGKRLTGKLSPAVAELKCLSGLYLHYNSLFGEIPQEITNLTELSDLYLNVNNFSGEIPAGIGSMAGLQVMDLCCNSLTGKIPKSIGSLKKLSVLSLQHNKLTGEVPWSLGNLSMLSRIDLSFNDLSGTIPKTLANIPQLETLDLRNNTLSGFVPPGLKKLNERFQFENNTGLCGIDIPSLRACSAFDDSTIEVKQPQGEKDTDKSTLHNISDSVYLKSHCNQTHCHKPSSKLPQVALISSVITVTITLFGAGLLTFLRYRRRKQKISNTAELSEGRLSTDQQKDFRSSPLVSLAYTKEWDPLGDSRNGAEFLQEPHHLFVVNSSFRFNLEEVESATQCFSEANLLSRNSFTSVYKGVLRDGSLVAIRSINISSCKNEEVEFMNGLKLLSSMSHENLVKLRGFCCSRGRGECFLIYDFASKGKLSSFLDLQERETGRVLAWPARVSILKGIAKGIAYLHGSDQENKHAIVHRNISVEKILLDELFNPLIADSGLHNLLADDLVFSALKTSAAMGYLAPEYVTTGRFTEKTDVFAFGVIILQILSGKLMLTSSLRTAAENGEHFGFMDEYLGEGFDKTEAVAMARMGISCTQEIPNNRPNIETLLLEINCMKSE comes from the exons ATGGATGCCTTACATGCCACGTTACTTGTTCTTCTCTCAATCCTTCTCTCAACTTCACCAGCTGTTCAAGGAAACGCCGAGCTGAAAGCTCTAATGGAGCTCAAATCGTCGCTTGACCCCGAGAACAAGCTTCTCCAGTCATGGACGTTCAACGGCGACCCATGCGACGGATCTTTCGAAGGAATCGCCTGCAACCAGCATCTAAAAGTCGCCAACATATCGTTACAAGGGAAACGCTTAACCGGGAAGCTATCTCCGGCCGTTGCAGAGCTCAAATGCTTGTCGGGTCTTTACTTACATTACAATAGTCTCTTCGGAGAGATACCTCAAGAGATCACAAATCTCACTGAGTTGTCAGATCTTTATCTCAATGTTAATAACTTCTCCGGCGAGATTCCGGCAGGAATTGGCTCCATGGCTGGCTTGCAAG TTATGGATCTATGCTGCAACAGCTTAACAGGGAAGATACCAAAGAGCATTGGTTCCTTGAAGAAGCTAAGTGTTCTGTCTCTGCAACACAACAAACTAACCGGAGAGGTTCCTTGGAGTTTAGGCAACTTGAGTATGTTGAGTAGGATTGATTTGAGCTTCAACGATCTTTCAGGAACAATCCCAAAAACCCTAGCCAACATTCCTCAGCTTGAAACACTTGACTTGCGCAACAATACTCTCTCTGGCTTTGTTCCTCCTG GTCTCAAGAAGTTGAATGAGAGATTCCAGTTTGAGAACAACACAGGGCTATGTGGAATCGATATCCCTTCTTTGAGAGCCTGTTCTGCTTTTGATGATTCAACCATCGAAGTCAAGCAGCCTCAAGGTGAAAAAGACACTGATAAGTCAACTCTACATAACATTTCAGACTCTGTCTATCTCAAAAGTCATTGCAACCAAACACATTGTCATAAACCCTCATCAAAACTCCCACAAGTTGCTTTGATCTCAAGCGTGATCACCGTCACTATAACTCTGTTTGGTGCTGGTTTATTAACCTTCTTACGCTACAGAAGAAGGAAGCAGAAGATTAGTAACACAGCAGAGCTTTCCGAGGGAAGACTCAGCACAGATCAACAAAAAGATTTTAGGTCATCGCCTCTTGTAAGTCTTGCCTACACCAAAGAATGGGACCCCCTTGGAGATAGCAGAAACGGAGCTGAGTTCTTACAAGAGCCTCATCATCTCTTTGTTGTCAACAGCAGTTTCAGGTTTAACCTAGAAGAGGTTGAATCAGCAACACAATGCTTCTCAGAAGCTAACCTATTGAGCAGAAACAGCTTCACCTCGGTTTACAAAGGAGTCCTTAGAGATGGTTCTCTTGTAGCTATCAGAAGCATCAACATAAGCAGTTGCAAGAACGAGGAAGTCGAGTTCATGAACGGTCTGAAGCTTTTGTCCTCCATGTCACATGAAAACTTAGTGAAGCTGCGTGGCTTCTGCTGTTCTAGAGGCAGAGGAGAGTGTTTCCTCATCTATGATTTCGCTTCGAAAGGAAAGCTCTCAAGTTTTCTTGACTTGCAAGAAAGAGAAACCGGTCGAGTTCTTGCTTGGCCCGCAAGAGTCTCTATCCTCAAAGGGATTGCAAAAGGTATTGCTTACTTACATGGAAGTGATCAAGAGAATAAGCATGCTATTGTTCATCGAAACATATCGGTCGAGAAGATCCTACTAGATGAGCTGTTCAACCCGTTGATCGCTGACTCAGGTCTTCACAACCTTCTAGCAGACGATTTGGTCTTCTCAGCACTCAAAACAAGTGCAGCAATGGGATACTTAGCTCCAGAGTACGTTACAACCGGAAGATTCACGGAGAAAACCGACGTTTTCGCCTTTGGAGTCATCATTCTCCAAATACTCTCTGGCAAGCTCATGCTTACAAGCTCACTGAGGACTGCAGCTGAGAATGGAGAACACTTTGGATTCATGGATGAATATCTCGGCGAAGGGTTTGATAAAACAGAGGCGGTTGCAATGGCGAGGATGGGGATAAGCTGTACTCAGGAGATTCCAAACAATAGGCCTAATATAGAGACACTGCTTCTGGAGATAAACTGTATGAAGAGTGAATGA
- the LOC106437612 gene encoding flavonoid 3'-monooxygenase CYP75B137-like: MEATSSNFTLSTILKTEDPYSSLMLAVAALVAIFCYFWIQGKAKSKNGPPLPPGPWPLPIVGNLPFLNSDILHTQFQALTQKHGPLMKIHLGSKLAIVVSSPEMAREVLKTHDITFANHDLPEVGKINTYGGEDILWSPYGTHWRRLRKLCVMKMFTTPTLEASYSTRREETRQTVVYMSEMARDGSPVNLGEQIFLSIFNVVTRMMWGATVEGEERTSLGNELKTLISDISDIEGIQNYSDFFPMFARFDFQGLVKKMKVHVKKLDLLFDRVMESHVKMVGKKSEDEEDFLQYLIRVKDDDEKAPLSLTHVKSLLMDMVLGGVDTSVNASEFAMAEIVSRPEVFKKIRQELDQVVGKDSIVEESHLPKLPYLQAVMKETLRLHPTLPLLVPHRNSETSVVAGYTVPKDSKIFINVWAIHRDPKHWDEPNEFKPERFLENSLDFNGGDFKYLPFGSGRRICAAINMAERLVLFNIASLLHSFDWKAPKGQKFEVEEKFGLVLKLKSPLVAIPVPRLSDPKLYTA; encoded by the coding sequence atggaagcgACTTCGTCTAACTTCACTCTCTCAACAATCCTCAAAACAGAGGATCCATACAGCTCCCTCATGCTCGCCGTAGCTGCTCTCGTCGCCATCTTCTGCTACTTTTGGATTCAAGGAAAGGCTAAATCCAAGAACGGCCCACCATTGCCTCCAGGACCATGGCCACTTCCCATCGTGGGAAACCTCCCGTTCCTAAACTCCGACATCCTCCACACACAGTTCCAAGCCCTAACTCAAAAACACGGCCCTCTCATGAAAATTCACCTCGGCTCCAAACTCGCTATCGTCGTCTCTTCCCCAGAAATGGCTCGCGAGGTTCTCAAAACCCACGACATAACCTTCGCGAACCATGACCTCCCCGAAGTAGGGAAGATCAACACTTACGGTGGAGAAGACATCCTCTGGTCTCCTTACGGCACCCACTGGAGGAGACTACGTAAGCTCTGCGTCATGAAGATGTTCACCACGCCGACACTCGAAGCTTCTTACTCCACTCGCCGCGAAGAAACCCGACAAACCGTTGTCTACATGTCGGAAATGGCTCGCGACGGGTCTCCCGTGAACCTAGGAGAGCAGATCTTCCTCTCTATCTTCAACGTCGTGACGAGAATGATGTGGGGAGCTACtgttgaaggagaagagaggacGAGCTTAGGAAACGAGctcaaaaccctaatctctgATATCTCCGACATCGAAGGGATTCAGAACTACTCCGACTTCTTCCCCATGTTCGCGAGATTTGACTTCCAAGGACTTGTTAAGAAGATGAAGGTCCACGTGAAGAAGCTAGATCTTTTGTTCGATCGTGTCATGGAGAGTCATGTCAAGATGGTGGGGAAAAAAAGCGAAGACGAAGAAGATTTTTTACAATATTTGATTAGGGTTAAAGACGACGATGAGAAAGCTCCTCTCTCGTTGACACACGTAAAGTCACTGCTTATGGACATGGTTCTTGGCGGTGTGGACACATCGGTTAACGCATCGGAGTTCGCAATGGCGGAGATCGTTAGTAGACCAGAAGTTTTCAAGAAAATCCGACAAGAACTAGATCAAGTTGTTGGTAAAGACAGTATCGTTGAAGAGTCGCATTTACCAAAGCTTCCTTATCTACAAGCTGTTATGAAAGAGACTCTTAGGCTTCACCCTACGCTTCCTCTTCTTGTGCCTCATCGGAACAGCGAGACCTCTGTGGTTGCGGGGTACACTGTGCCTAAAGACTCGAAGATATTCATCAACGTTTGGGCGATTCATAGAGATCCTAAGCATTGGGATGAACCAAACGAGTTTAAACCTGAGAGGTTTTTGGAGAACTCGCTTGATTTCAATGGTGGTGATTTTAAGTATTTGCCTTTTGGATCTGGGAGGAGGATTTGCGCGGCGATTAACATGGCCGAGAGGCTTGTTCTGTTCAACATTGCGTCGCTTCTTCACTCTTTTGACTGGAAAGCTCCTAAAGGACAGAAGTTTgaggttgaagagaagtttGGGCTTGTTCTTAAGTTGAAGAGTCCACTTGTGGCTATTCCTGTTCCGAGGTTGTCTGATCCCAAACTCTACACAgcttaa
- the LOC106437613 gene encoding protein ROOT INITIATION DEFECTIVE 3-like, translating into MASICWLELQTKTLELDDSNPLLQDPGREATVWSLSKGKLLRNIIFPAAINALALDPGGTFFYAGSKDSKICIGAMNSSSDYATQAPDSVSEQRLFQTEIQIYF; encoded by the exons ATGGCATCAATCTGTTGGCTGGAGCTGCAGACCAAGACACTGGAGCTTGATGATAGTAACCCATTGTTGCAGGACCCTGGAAGAGAGGCAACG GTTTGGAGCCTGTCCAAGGGGAAACTGTTGAGAAACATCATCTTTCCTGCAGCCATCAATGCACTTGCGTTGGACCCTGGCGGGACTTTTTTCTATGCTGGTAGTAAAGATAGCAAAATTTGTATCGGTGCCATGAATTCCTCAAGTGATTATGCGACGCAAGCTCCTGATTCAGTATCTGAACAAAG gTTATTCCAGACCGAGatccaaatttatttttaa
- the LOC106437611 gene encoding probable tRNA N6-adenosine threonylcarbamoyltransferase: MKRKIAIGFEGSANKIGVGIVTSDGTILANPRHTYITPPGHGFLPRETAHHHLDHVLPLVKSALETSKLTPEEIDCICYTKGPGMGAPLQVSAVVVRVLSQLWKKPIVGVNHCVAHIEMGRVVTGADDPVVLYVSGGNTQVIAYSEGRYRIFGETIDIAVGNCLDRFARVLNLSNDPSPGYNIEQLAKKGNNFIDLPYAVKGMDVSFSGILSYIETTAEEKLKKNECTPADLCYSLQETLFAMLVEITERAMAHCDKKDVLIVGGVGCNERLQDMMRTMCSERDGRLFATDDRYCIDNGAMIAYTGLLEFVNGIETPLEDSTFTQRFRTDEVHAVWREKEELVRGDKNVAAAK; the protein is encoded by the exons ATGAAGAGAAAGATAGCTATAGGTTTCGAAGGTTCAGCCAACAAGATCGGTGTCGGAATCGTGACGTCAGACGGCACAATCCTAGCCAACCCTCGCCACACATACATAACCCCACCTGGTCACGGTTTCCTCCCTAGAGAGACCGCGCATCACCATCTCGACCACGTTCTTCCTCTAGTCAAATCAGCTCTCGAAACATCCAAACTCACCCCCGAAGAAATCGACTGCATCTGCTACACCAAAGGTCCCGGGATGGGAGCGCCGTTGCAAGTCTCGGCCGTTGTCGTTAGAGTGTTGTCGCAGCTTTGGAAGAAGCCTATCGTCGGTGTGAATCACTGCGTTGCTCATATCGAGATGGGGAGGGTTGTTACCGGTGCTGATGATCCTGTTGTGTTGTATGTGAGTGGTGGGAACACTCAGGTGATTGCTTATAGTGAAGGGAGGTATAGGATTTTCGGTGAGACTATTGATATTGCTGTTGGTAATTGCTTGGACCGGTTCGCTAGAGTTTTGAATTTGTCTAATGATCCGAGTCCTGGGTATAACATCGAGCAG ctTGCGAAGAAAGGAAACAACTTTATTGATCTACCGTATGCTGTTAAAGGAATGGATGTGTCATTCAGTGGGATATTGAGTTATATCGAAACTACTGctgaggagaagctcaagaAGAATGAGTGCACACCAGCTGACTTGTGCTATTCTCTTCAA GAGACGTTGTTTGCGATGTTGGTTGAGATCACGGAACGAGCGATGGCTCATTGCGACAAGAAAGACGTTTTGATAGTTGGTGGTGTCGGGTGTAACGAGCGTTTGCAGGACATGATGAGGACTATGTGTTCTGAACGTGACGGTAGGCTGTTTGCGACGGATGACCGTTACTGTATTGATAACGGAGCGATGATTGCGTACACGGGTCTACTTGAGTTTGTTAACGGTATTGAAACGCCGTTAGAAGACTCTACCTTTACGCAGCGGTTTCGCACGGACGAGGTTCATGCGGTGTGGCGAGAGAAGGAAGAGTTGGTACGTGGAGATAAGAACGTTGCCGCTGCTAAGTGA